The region GGCAGCCAATGCTCTGTGGATGAGTGCGCTTAGGTAGAGGGACGCACTTGCCGCGCCATATTCAAGAAGGCAGCCATATTGGCTCCCGGACGACGACGGGCAAAACGGGTGTAGGGCACACTGGGAGTAACAGGGGTCGGTGTGGGTTCTACTGGAGCTGCGGCAACGGGTTGAGCGGGTTGAGGAGCAGGCGCAGCTTCAGCGGTTGGGGCCGCTTCTGCTGCTTTAGTGGTGGTTGGCGGTGCAGCAGGGGCAGCCTTGCTCTCATCTAATTCAATGTAAAATTCGCCCTTTTTGCCCAAGCCAAAGAGCTTAGCGATCGCCCCAAATAGGCCAAAGAGAGCCCCAAACAGTTTCTTCAACAGATTCATTTCAAAGCCTCCCAAGCGGTCGTTATCGCTGCAGGTAGTAGAGGATACAGCTCCAAGACGTCCTGAAGCTGTTGAGACTTTATTATCGGACGGTAGGTGGCACCAATCAACCTGAAAGAGCCTGGGCATTCCTTACTTTTATAAAGTGGGACACATCAGGGGAAAGCCAGCCTCTAGGTTTTCACAGTTTTCAGGGTGTGCTACCCCTGGGAAAAGGGCTGTAACTGAATGTGGAAAGTCTGAGGGGGCTTATGTTACATTTTTCAAAGTAAAGCAGCGGTTTCGCAGGACTAATCACTCTTATGAACAAAGTTTACGACTGGTTTGAGGAACGCCTCGAAATTCAGGCGATCGCTGACGATATCACCAGCAAATATGTGCCGCCCCACGTAAACATTTTTTACTGTCTTGGTGGCATTACCCTCACCTGTTTTCTGATCCAATTTGCCACCGGCTTTGCCATGACGTTTTACTACAAACCTACGGTGGCTGAAGCCTTTGCTTCTGTGCAGTACATCATGAATGAGGTCAACTTTGGCTGGTTGATCCGCTCCATTCACAAGTGGTCCGCCAGCATGATGGTCTTGATGATGATTCTGCACGTTTTCCGTGTCTATCTTACCGGTGGCTTCAAGAAACCCCGCGAACTCACTTGGGTGACGGGTGTGGTTTTGGCGGTGATTACCGTCAGCTTTGGTGTCACGGGCTACTCCCTGCCTTGGGACCAAGTGGGCTATTGGGCGGTCAAAATCGTTTCCGGTATCCCTGCGGCGATTCCCGTGGTCGGTGACCAACTGGTGGAACTGATGCGTGGTGGTGAAAGTGTCGGTCAAGCGACCCTCACTCGCTTCTATAGCTTGCACACCTTTGTGCTCCCTTGGTCAATCGCCGTCTTTATGCTGATGCACTTCCTGATGATTCGTAAGCAGGGCATTTCGGGTCCCCTGTAAGCCAAGCATCAAGAAATGTAACAGAGCCTGCCATTTTCGGCGGTTCCTCTTGTTATGCTCCAAGTAATCTCCCCCTTGCTGACCCTCTAGGAGAACGATTGATTTATGGCAAAAGTTTTGAAAAAGCCTGATTTAACGAATCCGGCTCTGCGGGCAAAACTGAAAAAAGGCATGGGCCACAACTACTATGGCGAACCTGCTTGGCCCAATGACCTGCTTTACATCTTCCCTGTGGTGATTATGGGCACGATCGCCCTTGTTATCGGTCTGGCGGTGATGGATCCTGCCATGGTGGGCGAACCAGCAGATCCCTTTGCCACCCCCTTGGAAATTTTGCCAGAGTGGTACCTCTATCCCACCTTCCAGATTTTCCGGGTGGTACCCAACAAGCTGCTGGGTGTGCTCATGAATGCCTCGATTCCCTTGGGCTTGATGCTGATTCCTTTCATCGAAAGTGTCAATAAGTTCCAGAATCCCTTTCGTCGTCCTGTGGCCATGACGGTCTTCCTCTTTGGCACACTGGTCACCCTGTGGCTGGGTATTGGTGCTGCTTTCCCCTTGGATAAGTCGCTCACCCTTGGCCTATTCTAACCATCTTAGAAACGACTCTATGGCCTGCGCATCTGGCGATCGCCGGGTGCGCTGTTTAGTTTGAATGTTGCAGGTCAATTTTTTCAATAAAGGGGCGAATTTCATTGAGATCAATGTAGCGATCGGTGGCATTGCGCAGTTCACGGGCAATCATTCCTTCGGTGGAAACCACTGTAATATGGGTGTTTTTGGAACGCAGTAACTCGATTGCTCGCTCAAAATCACCATCGCCGCTAAAGAGAACCACGCGATCGTACTGACCAACGGTGTTGAACATATCAATCACAATTTCAATGTCTAAATTGGCTTTTTGGTAGTACTTGCCAAGGCTTTCATCGTAGTACTCTTTCAACAGTTTTGTGCGCACGGTGTAGCCAAGGTTAATGAGCGCATCGCGAAACGAACGCTGATCCTGCATATCCTTAAGGCCGGTGTACCAAAAGGCATTCACCAGTACAATCTTGGGATCACGGGTGAAGAATTCAAGGACACGACGGGGATCGAAAAACCAGCCGTTTTTCTGCTGGGCATAGAACATGTTATTTCCATCGATAAAAATTGAGAGCCGTTCTTGAGCAGGAAGCATAATTAGGGAGAACCTATGGATCAGTGATGGATGTGTAATAGGAGAACAGTTGATAGAAGCTTGAATAGGCGATGGGTTTTATAGATTCTCTGAGGAGGGAGCTTAACAGGATTCAAAAGAGAAGGAGCTCGCCCCTCAGCAGATAACAGGGTAAACCGAAAGAGAGGATAAGTTCTAGGATTGCTAGTAATCAGAAAAATAAAAGTTAGCCAATGGTTTAGTGGGAACACTTTTAAGAAAGAGAAAATATTTTTAATGCTTTTTTAATCACTGGAATCTATTTTAATGGAACTCCATAGGAGATGCCACACTTTTTCCTTGGCGATCGCCCCTGAAAAGCCGAAAAAGGGGGCAATGCCCCCAATCGTTAACGTTTTCCCACCAATTTTCAATACAGGGCACGTACGGGTGGAGCGGGCATAGCTGCGGGGCGCGGTGGCGGGGCAAAGAAGGGGGGTTGCGAGGGTGGTAGCGGCGACTCCACCCTCAAATTACAGGGAAAGGGCGTACCATACATCGAAGTACAGAAGGGGCTATCGAGATCACGGGTGCGGACAGGAGGTTGATTGCTTTGCTGATACCATGCGTCCTCAGAAAGATAGTTGATTCGCCGGGCCCGCTTGGTGATATCGTTATCGCGATAGCTAGGAGCACCAAACGCAAAAGCGGCATCGCCAGCGATCGATTCATCCTCCCAGTACCTTTGGCTGTCATCAATGCGTTCCAAGGCTTGGGGCAAGGTGGGCTGAGTGACCGGAAATTGTTGCGGATCAATGGGTTGGCGGCGGTTTTGGGCAGTTGCCGGAGCGACCACCGCTGCCAACATGGCCACACAGACCAGCGGCACAAATTTTATGCCCATAGGTTTATCTCCATAAGCGTTTTACACTTCGGCAACAGTGATAGGCCTAAAGGGTGTTAGGTATCCTAGGATTTCTTGCTTAAAATTATTCTAAATTGACTTCTCCTGCTGCCTCTAGAGGACTGTGCCGCTTTTTGCAGCGCTGACAATTCCTAAAAATAATCTCAGGGGTTAGGCCAGTGCAATGCCAGACGCGGATTTAAAGCCGATACAGGCTGCCCTACAGCAATACTGGGGCTATTCTGAGTTGCGATCGCCCCAAGCAGAGGTGATGAGGGCACTCCTGCAACGACGGGACGCCCTAGTGGTGCTGCCCACAGGAGCGGGCAAAAGTCTCTGTTTTCAGTTGCCAGCCGTGCTTCAAGGGGGATTGACGCTGGTGGTCTCGCCGCTGCTCGCCCTCATGGAAAATCAGATCACCGAATTGCGGCAACGGGGGCTTGCGGCCGCCGCCTATCACAGTGAACTGCCCAGCAGTCAACGCCGCCAAATTCTCTCGCAGCTAAGGGACTACCGTTTGCTGTATGTTTCGCCGGAGTCCTTATTTTCTAACCCTCTTTGGCAATCCCTCTGTTCAGCGCAGGTGCAACTCAATGGCTTGATTGTGGATGAAGCCCATTGCCTTGTGCAGTGGGGCGATCGCTTTCGACCGGCTTATCGTCGCTTGGGAACGGTGCGCCCTGCCCTTCGCCAATGTAAACCTCAGCAGTCACCACTGGCGATCGCTGCTTTTACCGCCACTGCCGATCCCCATGCCCAACGCACCCTCATTGAGGTTTTAGGTCTAGAGCAGCCGGTGCAGATCATCCACAGTCCCTACCGTGCCAATCTCCATTTGGCTGTACGTTCTGTGTGGAGTCGCGGGTATCGCCGCCATTGTCTCCAGCAATTTCTCAAGCAGCAGGGGAGAACCTGCGGATTGATCTATGCCCGCACCCGCCACGACTGTGAAACCATTGCCACTTGGCTGCAGGAGCAGGGACACCGCACCAGCCCTTACCATGGCGGACTACCGGCAGCACAGCGGCGCCAAATTGAGCGTGATTGGTTGCAGGACAAACTGCCTTTTGTGGTCTGTACCAATGCCTTTGGTATGGGAGTCAATAAACCCGATGTGCGTTGGATTTGCCACTACCAGCCGCCCCTGCAACTCAGTGAATATCTCCAAGAGGTGGGACGCGCTGGGCGAGATGGCGAAGCGGCACAGGCCCTGGTTTTGGTGAGCGATCGCTGGGGCTTGGATCGCGAAGATCAACAGCGTTGGTCTTTTTTTCAGCACCAAAGTCAAGACACCTACAATCGCGCCATGGCACTTCAGACGCAGCTGCCCCTCCAGGGTAATCTGCAGCAACTGCGGCAACACTTTCCTGAAGTGGAATTGACCCTGGCATTACTGCATCAACAGGGGGCCCTCCGCTGGCAAGATCCCTTTCACTATTGCCGTCAACCCTTGGCACAGGTGCCACCCCCACCCAAAGACCCTCAAGAACAGTTGATGCAAAAGTTCCTCTATCACCGGGGCTGCCGCTGGCAGTTTCTCCTCCAAGCCTTTGGTTTTGCCACTGAGGCAAGGGGATTCCACTGTGGCCATTGCGATCGCTGTCGGCCGCCGCACCGCTCCCGCAAAATACCGTAAATTGCCAGCGCTGTATCACTGGAATATTGGGTACACTGGCACATAGAACGGTCGCTTTACCATTGGTAGGCAAAAGTTTCTCAGCAGTCATTCTGTTGCCGCAAGGTAGGGGTTGCAGGCATGGGGCTACTACAAGTTGAGGAAATTCGCGAAGCACTTCAAGATGTGCTTTCAGAACACGCCCTTGTTGTGCAAGTTAATCAGTTTCGCAACCAATTAAACATTATTTTGAACAAGCCCCCCGGCACCGTTGCCCATTATTCTGCCCTAGCGGATTTTCTCAAGTCGCGCTTGGGACAGTTTCATCTCAATGATATTGACCGCATTAAAATAATTGGCCGCATACAGGGTTCGCCTAAACCCGATTGGGAAGAGGTCATTGATCTACGTCCCCCCAACCCAGCCCTAGCTGCCCCTGTGTATGCTTCTTCTGCCCCGTGGGTGGTGGCGATCGCTGCTGGCTTTGTCAGTTTACTGGTGATCTTTAGCTATCACCTTGGTCAGTAGCAGCAACAGCAACGGCTGTAGCCGTTGATCGAAGGTTCCTTTGGTCAAAAGGGCGTCGTGATGACGGACTTTAAGTGGCACATTGAGGGTGGTACAGGGTTTATTGTCGGGGTTCTTAAAAACTACAGTAAAGGGTATTTTCGCTTAGTTCAGGCGGACTTTGAACTCTTTGACCAAGGCGGTCAGCAAGTTGGGACAGTGGCGGTACAGGTTTATGGTCTTGGCCCTGAGGAAACATGGCAATTCCGTGAACTGATAGCCAATCATCAGGCAGTGCGAGCACGGCTGGTAAAATTACAGTCATTCAATTAAGGTTTTTCTAATGTTTAGGTTTCCCCAGCAGGGAGCGACACCGCTTGCTATGGCACACCTTAAAGCCCTGATCTTTGATGTCGATGGCACCTTAGCAGATACGGAGCGGGATGGCCATCGTATCGCCTTCAACAAGGCCTTTGCCGCCGCTGGTCTAGATTGGGAATGGGACATTCCCCTCTATGGTCAACTCCTGGCGGTGGCTGGGGGCAAGGAGCGGATCCGGTATTACCTTGAGTGCTTTCGTCCCGATTGGCCACGTCCCCAAAATTTGGATGCTCTGATTGCCGATTTACACAAGGCCAAGACCCGCTATTATACCGAGCTATTGGCGGCAGGGGCTATTCCCCTGCGGCCGGGGGTGAAACGGCTCCTCACTGAAGCCCGGGAAGCAGGATTACGTTTGGCGATCGCCACCACGACCACCCCTGCCAATGTCACCGCACTCCTTGAAAATGCCCTCGCTCCTGATGGCGTCAGTTGGTTTGAGATAATTGCTGCCGGGGATGTAGTTCCAGCCAAGAAACCCGCGCCCGACATTTACTTCTACACGCTTGAAAAGATGCGCCTCTCACCCCAAGAGTGCCTTGCCTTTGAGGATTCCGCCAATGGGATTCAGGCGGCCACTGCCAGTCACCTAGCGACCATTATCACGATTACCGACTACACCAAGGATCATGATTTTCGTGATGCAGCGCTGGTCTTGGATTGCTTAGGGGAACCGGACTACCCCTTTCAGGTTCTGCGCGGTGAGGTGGGTTGGACAACCTATGTGGATGTCCCCCTATTGCGATCGCTGCACCAGCAGTGGACAAGCACGTTGAGTCAGGGATAATTTTCTGGCCGCAGCGTTTTACATTGAATATGACCCCCTTAGTCTGAGGATCAAGGAACATAATGTACACGATTGATTTAATTCTGCGTCATGTCCCCATGCCCGTCAGCATTGAACGCAAGGAAAGTGCAGCAGCGATGGCAGTCTATCAGCAAATTCAGCAGGCCATGGCCAGTGGTACTCCAACTTTCCTCGAACTGACGTGCGATCGCCAAGTGGGCAAGAAGTTAACGGTGCTCACCTCAGAAATTGTCGCCGTGCAAATGGCGGATAAGGATGCCCCCTCCAGTACTATCAGTCGTGGGGGATTCTTTGCTCAATTAGTGCAGCAAACCAGCAACTGAGGGAAAATGCCTCAATAAAGTTGAGTTTTTCTTGGCAATGCTGATTCTTTGCCGTTAGGATACTAAGCAGACCGATCCGTAGGGGAACGTGAAGCAAATCCTCCCCGTCTGAAAGTCAGGTATCTCTGGTGTGTCGTAATAGGGTTGTCTATGGTGCAGCGTTTCCTGCCGGTTCTGATTTTGTTGGGGTGTAGTTTTGGTCTTGCGACCCCTGCCCTTGTGCGTGCCCAAGCCAATCAGGGCTTTACGTTTACTTGGGGTGAGGGGCCGAGTGGCCGACAGCAGTTGCAATACCACTTAGATAACGGCACCCCCGGTTTTATGGGCGATCGCTATTGGCTGCGGCTGGGTCAGCAGAAAGTGGCCATCAATCGCATTAACATTACCTATCCCGACTACTACAACGGTATTATTGATCCCAAAGGCATTGAGGTGCGCATCGGTGGCGATCGCGGCAATCGCTTCTTCCAATTTCGCCGTGACCCCGGCACCAAAATTCAATTGGCGGAAGTCTCCGTTGATCGCGATAACCGCGTGATTGATATTGTGCCGGCTGAGGTGATTCCCGCCGGAACACCGGTGCAAGTTATTCTCAATAATGTGCGCAACCCTAACAATGGCGGCATGTACTATTTCAATGCCCGCATTGGCTCCCCTGGAGATATTCCCCTCATGCGCTACGTTGGCACCTGGATTCTCAGCATTGCCAATAACTAAAACCCGTCAAACTCGAGCATTGGTGAGCGGGTTAGCCATTTCTAACTATTGCGGGGCGATCGCCCTAGACTAGTTTTTTGTCTATTATTGCCGGTTCACTCTTTACACCAGATGCCAGATTCCGTTAGGTCTTCATTCCCCTCCATTTCTCCTCTGCTCACGCCTCTGATGTACCGCCTCGTGGGGGACGTTGTCCTGCGGCGCTATTTTCGTACCCTTGAGGTGCAAGGGCAGGAGCGGGTGCCCCAAAGGGGTCCAGTGATCTTGGCCCCCACCCACCGTTCCCGCTGGGATGCGCTGATTATTCCCTATGTCACTGGGCGGCGGGTGAGTGGGCGCGACCTCTACTACATGGTGTCCCACGATGAGATGTTGGGACTACAGGGCTGGGTGATTGCTCAGTGTGGCGGTTTTCCCGTCAATACCCAAGCGCCTTCGGTGAGTGCGTTGCGTACGGGTGTGGAACTGCTCCGGCAGGGGCAAGCCTTGGTGGTGTTCCCTGAGGGGAATATCTTTCGCGATCGCCAGATTCATCCCCTCAAGCCGGGGTTGGCTCGCTTAGCCCTTCAGGCGGCCCAGCGCTGTGAACAAGCAATCCAGATTCTGCCAATTTTACTCGATTATGCCCAGCCCTACCCACAGTGGGGAAGTGCGGTCAAGGTAATCATTGGGGCTCCCTTGAGTACCGACAATTACGATGCCAGCCGGCCAAAAAGTGCTGCCCAACAACTGACCAGTGATCTCTTTAGAAGACTTCAGCAGCTCCAAGGGGGGCGATCGCCCCTGTGTTTTGCTTAGACCTCAAACTTCCATCCCCCTAAGCGTCCGTAGGCACAATTAAGGCTTCAAATTGTTGGCGAAGCTGCTCAGTCACTTCCTTGACGGCTTGCCGTGCCCCTTGGCGATCGCGCCGGTACAGAGGCCAATAGCTCTCTAAATTGAGAGGGTCGCCGACACTGAGGCGCACCTGCCGCAAACCCACCAAACGATTGAGATTCGAGCTTTTTCCCTCTAGCCAATCAAATGTGCGCCAGAGAATCAGCGCGACATCTGCAAAGCGATGAATCGTGAATTTCTCACGGATATAGCTACCCGTAATTGAGGTAAATCGCTCCGCAAGACGCATATGACGCAATCGCACATTGGCTTCCTCGGCCAACCAATCGGCTAGGCAGCGCTCTACGGCCGAAAGTTGTGCCAAATCACTGCGAAACATCCGTTCCCAAGCAGCCTGTTCAATGCGTCGGCAGCGACTCACAAAATCGGCACTGGGCTTCAGACCAAAGTAGGACTCTGCCACCACAAGGGCGCTGTTGAGGAGGCGCTGAATTCGCGCTGCCAATTTAGCATTGGCAGAGTCAAAGGGGGGCAGTTCGGGAAAATCTTGACCATAGGAGGTGGCATAAAAAGCCTCCAGGCGATCCAAGAGGTGGATCGCTAAATTCAGCAGGCGGCGGTAGAGGTCGTCTGGCTGGGTACTGTGAGAATCTGTAGGGCACCCAAGGCGGTTCTCCAGTTGTGCCATCAGCCTTGCCATGCGCTCCCAAGAGGGCTGACTGAGGCTGTACTGAATGCCAATGGGAAGAATGACCACGGGGAGCGATCGCCCCGCCTTGGCTAAATCTTCTAGACACCAAAATCCCAGTTGGGCCACCCCCGGCTCCAAAGGTGCGACCAGTTCGTTGTGCTCATTCGTTGCTCCCTCCGGCGCTGCCGCTAGGGGAAATCGTCCTCCGAGAAGTAGCTCCCGCGCTGAGCGCAGGGCTTGGCTATCGAGCTTACCGCGCATGATGGAAATCCCCCCCAACCGTGAAAAGAGCCAACCAATCTGCGCCCCTGCCCAGAGGGGAATCCCGCGATCGTAGAGAAAATAGCCATTTGTCGGCGGACGCAAGGGAATGCCCAGCCGCCGTGCTGTTTGCGGCAGTAAATGCCACATCAAATAGCCCATCACCAACGGATCATCCGTACAGGGATGGCGAAAGGCAATGAGGAGCCGGACCTGTCCCTGCTGAAACTGCTGGTAATAACGGGCAAGGGTCTCCACATTCACCCCTTCAACCCGCTGTAGCCCAAGACCATAGCGAATGTAGAGGGGCAGGAGTCTTGCTACTGTCCACCAGACGGGGTAGCTAAACCGCTGGGGGAGAAAATGCAACGGCGGTTGGGCAGTTGTCACTACACTGGACATTAGGCAAGCTCCTCAGGGCAATGGCTAAACTGAGGCAGTGGCCAACTCCGCAATTAACTGCTCTAACATCGGTTGATCGGCCCAATAGACAGCATTACAAAACTGACAGGTGGCTTCTGCCTTTGCCTCTGTGGCTAGGATATCTCTTAATTCTGCCTCCCCTAGGAGCTTGAGTGCCGCTAACATCCGTTCATGGGAACAGCCACAGTGGAAGCGCACCATTTGCCGTTGGGGCAAGATTTGTAAATCCATATCCCCTAAGAGTTCCTGAAAGATATCTGGCAGTGTCCGCCCTGCCTGTAGCAGTGGTGTAAAGCCCTTAAGATTGGCCACCCGTTGTTCAAGGGTCGCGATCAGGTGTTCATCATTGGCCGCTTTGGGTAGCACCTGTAACATCAACCCACCGGCGGCAGTCACCCCGGACTCTTCGACAAAAACACCCAACATCAGGGCGGAGGGGGTTTGCTCTGAGGTGGCGAGGTAGTAGGTGATGTCTTCTGCAATTTCGCCGGAGACTAGCTCCACCGTGCTGGAATAGGGGTAGCCGTAGCCAAGATCGTGGATGACGTAGAGATATCCCTGATGGCCCACCGCTGCCCCCACATCGAGTTTGCCCTTGGCATTGGGGGGCAGTTCAACACTGGGGTACTGCACATAGCCGCGAACTGTGCCATCGGCACCAGCATCGGCAAAAATGGTTCCTAGGGGACCGTTGCCCTGAATGCGCACATTCACCCGTGCTTGGGGCTGTTTGAAACTGGAGGCAAGGATTAAGCCTGCGGCCATGGTTCGTCCCAAGGCCGCTGTGGCCACGTAGGACAGTTGGTGACGTTTGCGGGCTTCATCAGTGAGTTGAGTGGTAATCACACCTACGGCCCGGATGCCTTCGGCAGCGGCAGTTGCTCGCAACAGAAAATCGGCCATGTTCAACCTACGAAATGTTTTGTTACATTTAGTGTGACATACTCCCACCGCTGACCAGGGCACAATGGGGCAAAAAACCATCAATCCTGCCTTTGGTGACCGATCCAGTACAGCCAGCCAGGGCTTAAGACTGGGAAGACCCCTAGCACTGGGGCTAGAAAATTGGCGATGATAGGCAAGCAATAGTCATTCAGCGTCCAGTCATTCCGCCTATGGCCATGCCCCTCACTGTCTTGCCTGCCACAACTGTTTTGACAGAAGCGACTCAATTGCCCCAGGGCGGCTTGATTACGGAGATTCCGACGCTGGCGATCGCCCACCGTTTGGCCCAGCAGTTGCGCCGCCATTGGCCCCTAGAGACCCCCTTAACGCTGATTGATGCGCAATACCAGAGTATCCCCCTGACCCTTGGGGAATTGGCCGAGCTCACCGATGCCAACTGTCCTTTACAGCTCTATGTGCCGCCCCCCTTGCCAGAGGCCTTGACGCAATTTCAACGCCTGATGGATGTGGTTCGAGAGCTGCGCCATCCGGAGCGTGGCTGTCCTTGGGATTTGCAGCAAACCCCAACCAGTCTCATTCCCTATGTCCTTGAGGAAGCCTATGAAGTGGTACATGCCCTGCAGGAGGGAGATGCGGGGGCGATCGCCGAAGAATTGGGAGACCTGTTGCTTCAAGTTGTTCTCCAGAGCCAACTTGCCCAAGAAGCCGGCCAATTTACCCTTGCTCAAGTCATTCAAAGGATTACCGATAAACTCATCCGCCGCCATCCCCACGTCTTTGGTGAAGTGGCACTCACCACTGCTCAAGAGGTGCGCGACCAATGGGAGCAAATCAAAGCGGCTGAAAAAGGCACCGAACTCCCCCTGAGTCAAACGCTGCAACGTTACGCACGCACCCTCCCACCCCTGATGGCCGGCATGAAAATTGGTGAGCGAGCCAGTCGCGCTGGCCTCGATTGGCCGACGATTAGTGGTGCATGGGAGAAATTTTACGAGGAACTGGCGGAGTTTCAGGAGGCCCTTCTGCAAGGGAATGCTGAGCAACAGGCAGCGGAATTAGGAGACCTGCTCTTCAGTGTGATTAACCTTGCCCGCTGGTGCCAACTGGATCCTGTTAATGCCCTGCAACAAACCTACCAACGCTTTATTCAACGCTTGGCCTGTATTGAGGCAGTCATCGATCGCCCCCTTGAGACGTACACCCTAGAAGAACTAGAAGCCCTCTGGCAACAGGCCAAAGTACAGTTAGCCACCGACAGCGAGGCAACCCCTATGGAGACTGAGGAAGAGGCCTAGTCCGCTGCGGCCCTTGCCACCTTCAGTTCATCGAGATTCCACAGGGGGCCCCCCAGCGCCGTGGGCTTGGCGCCAATGACATGATTGCGAAAAGCTGTAAGGGAGAGGGGATTCACGAGGTAAATAAAGGGGAGATATTCCTGAGCTAGTCGTTGGGCTTCCGCATAA is a window of Thermosynechococcus vestitus BP-1 DNA encoding:
- the petB gene encoding cytochrome b6, whose product is MNKVYDWFEERLEIQAIADDITSKYVPPHVNIFYCLGGITLTCFLIQFATGFAMTFYYKPTVAEAFASVQYIMNEVNFGWLIRSIHKWSASMMVLMMILHVFRVYLTGGFKKPRELTWVTGVVLAVITVSFGVTGYSLPWDQVGYWAVKIVSGIPAAIPVVGDQLVELMRGGESVGQATLTRFYSLHTFVLPWSIAVFMLMHFLMIRKQGISGPL
- the petD gene encoding cytochrome b6-f complex subunit IV — protein: MAKVLKKPDLTNPALRAKLKKGMGHNYYGEPAWPNDLLYIFPVVIMGTIALVIGLAVMDPAMVGEPADPFATPLEILPEWYLYPTFQIFRVVPNKLLGVLMNASIPLGLMLIPFIESVNKFQNPFRRPVAMTVFLFGTLVTLWLGIGAAFPLDKSLTLGLF
- a CDS encoding NYN domain-containing protein, yielding MLPAQERLSIFIDGNNMFYAQQKNGWFFDPRRVLEFFTRDPKIVLVNAFWYTGLKDMQDQRSFRDALINLGYTVRTKLLKEYYDESLGKYYQKANLDIEIVIDMFNTVGQYDRVVLFSGDGDFERAIELLRSKNTHITVVSTEGMIARELRNATDRYIDLNEIRPFIEKIDLQHSN
- a CDS encoding RecQ family ATP-dependent DNA helicase; the encoded protein is MPDADLKPIQAALQQYWGYSELRSPQAEVMRALLQRRDALVVLPTGAGKSLCFQLPAVLQGGLTLVVSPLLALMENQITELRQRGLAAAAYHSELPSSQRRQILSQLRDYRLLYVSPESLFSNPLWQSLCSAQVQLNGLIVDEAHCLVQWGDRFRPAYRRLGTVRPALRQCKPQQSPLAIAAFTATADPHAQRTLIEVLGLEQPVQIIHSPYRANLHLAVRSVWSRGYRRHCLQQFLKQQGRTCGLIYARTRHDCETIATWLQEQGHRTSPYHGGLPAAQRRQIERDWLQDKLPFVVCTNAFGMGVNKPDVRWICHYQPPLQLSEYLQEVGRAGRDGEAAQALVLVSDRWGLDREDQQRWSFFQHQSQDTYNRAMALQTQLPLQGNLQQLRQHFPEVELTLALLHQQGALRWQDPFHYCRQPLAQVPPPPKDPQEQLMQKFLYHRGCRWQFLLQAFGFATEARGFHCGHCDRCRPPHRSRKIP
- a CDS encoding FxLYD domain-containing protein translates to MTDFKWHIEGGTGFIVGVLKNYSKGYFRLVQADFELFDQGGQQVGTVAVQVYGLGPEETWQFRELIANHQAVRARLVKLQSFN
- a CDS encoding HAD family hydrolase, which encodes MFRFPQQGATPLAMAHLKALIFDVDGTLADTERDGHRIAFNKAFAAAGLDWEWDIPLYGQLLAVAGGKERIRYYLECFRPDWPRPQNLDALIADLHKAKTRYYTELLAAGAIPLRPGVKRLLTEAREAGLRLAIATTTTPANVTALLENALAPDGVSWFEIIAAGDVVPAKKPAPDIYFYTLEKMRLSPQECLAFEDSANGIQAATASHLATIITITDYTKDHDFRDAALVLDCLGEPDYPFQVLRGEVGWTTYVDVPLLRSLHQQWTSTLSQG
- a CDS encoding DUF2808 domain-containing protein, which encodes MVQRFLPVLILLGCSFGLATPALVRAQANQGFTFTWGEGPSGRQQLQYHLDNGTPGFMGDRYWLRLGQQKVAINRINITYPDYYNGIIDPKGIEVRIGGDRGNRFFQFRRDPGTKIQLAEVSVDRDNRVIDIVPAEVIPAGTPVQVILNNVRNPNNGGMYYFNARIGSPGDIPLMRYVGTWILSIANN
- a CDS encoding lysophospholipid acyltransferase family protein, translating into MYRLVGDVVLRRYFRTLEVQGQERVPQRGPVILAPTHRSRWDALIIPYVTGRRVSGRDLYYMVSHDEMLGLQGWVIAQCGGFPVNTQAPSVSALRTGVELLRQGQALVVFPEGNIFRDRQIHPLKPGLARLALQAAQRCEQAIQILPILLDYAQPYPQWGSAVKVIIGAPLSTDNYDASRPKSAAQQLTSDLFRRLQQLQGGRSPLCFA
- a CDS encoding glycerol acyltransferase produces the protein MSSVVTTAQPPLHFLPQRFSYPVWWTVARLLPLYIRYGLGLQRVEGVNVETLARYYQQFQQGQVRLLIAFRHPCTDDPLVMGYLMWHLLPQTARRLGIPLRPPTNGYFLYDRGIPLWAGAQIGWLFSRLGGISIMRGKLDSQALRSARELLLGGRFPLAAAPEGATNEHNELVAPLEPGVAQLGFWCLEDLAKAGRSLPVVILPIGIQYSLSQPSWERMARLMAQLENRLGCPTDSHSTQPDDLYRRLLNLAIHLLDRLEAFYATSYGQDFPELPPFDSANAKLAARIQRLLNSALVVAESYFGLKPSADFVSRCRRIEQAAWERMFRSDLAQLSAVERCLADWLAEEANVRLRHMRLAERFTSITGSYIREKFTIHRFADVALILWRTFDWLEGKSSNLNRLVGLRQVRLSVGDPLNLESYWPLYRRDRQGARQAVKEVTEQLRQQFEALIVPTDA
- the hslO gene encoding Hsp33 family molecular chaperone HslO — translated: MADFLLRATAAAEGIRAVGVITTQLTDEARKRHQLSYVATAALGRTMAAGLILASSFKQPQARVNVRIQGNGPLGTIFADAGADGTVRGYVQYPSVELPPNAKGKLDVGAAVGHQGYLYVIHDLGYGYPYSSTVELVSGEIAEDITYYLATSEQTPSALMLGVFVEESGVTAAGGLMLQVLPKAANDEHLIATLEQRVANLKGFTPLLQAGRTLPDIFQELLGDMDLQILPQRQMVRFHCGCSHERMLAALKLLGEAELRDILATEAKAEATCQFCNAVYWADQPMLEQLIAELATASV
- the mazG gene encoding nucleoside triphosphate pyrophosphohydrolase, encoding MAMPLTVLPATTVLTEATQLPQGGLITEIPTLAIAHRLAQQLRRHWPLETPLTLIDAQYQSIPLTLGELAELTDANCPLQLYVPPPLPEALTQFQRLMDVVRELRHPERGCPWDLQQTPTSLIPYVLEEAYEVVHALQEGDAGAIAEELGDLLLQVVLQSQLAQEAGQFTLAQVIQRITDKLIRRHPHVFGEVALTTAQEVRDQWEQIKAAEKGTELPLSQTLQRYARTLPPLMAGMKIGERASRAGLDWPTISGAWEKFYEELAEFQEALLQGNAEQQAAELGDLLFSVINLARWCQLDPVNALQQTYQRFIQRLACIEAVIDRPLETYTLEELEALWQQAKVQLATDSEATPMETEEEA